The DNA window ACCGAGGATGCCGATATCGGCGAACTGGTAGCGCGCACCGGTCTCCATGCCGAGCCCGGGTTGATCGCCAAGTCGCGCGATGAGGTTCCGGATCATGGTCAGCTCTTGGCCGACGTAGACCTCGGTGGTGGGATCCGCCAGGTCCCCGGTGGTCAACCCGGTACCGGACAGGCACGTCGGCTCGTCGAGCCCGTGCTGGCGGGCGGTCTCCAGGACGTGCCGGGCAGTCGCCGAGGACTGTGCTACATCCCAGACCGACGGGGCGACGGCGCGCATGTGTCTGAAAATATCAAATGCGTGTCTGAATCCATCATTCCGGTCGCCGCGGTGCGTCCTTAGCTTCATCAGCATGCCCACCGATCTCCTCAGTCCGCCACCCCGAGCCATCTTGTCGGCGGCGCGCAGCTCCGTGATCAGCCTTTTGCGGCCGGTCGCCACCGGTGCCTACCGCGATCTGCGTCGTCCCCGGTCGAGTTCCGCCCCGGCGTCCGTGCCGCGCACGACGCTCGACCCCACGCTGGCGCCGCACATCGCCGACCCCTATCCCGATTACGAGCGAATCCGGCAACATCCCGTCGTGGTCAACGAGCGGCTGGGGGTCTGGATGGTCGGACGCTACGACGACGTGCACACCGCGGTCCGCGACAATGTCGCGTTCTCGTCGAAAGACGGCGTCATGCTCCGATCGTTCGTGTCCAGCGTCGTGCTGCTCGCCGACCCACCCGAACACACCCGTCTGCGACGCATCACCGCGCCCATGTTCAGCAAACGCGCGGTCCAGAGCTTCACGACGGACATCCGCGCACTGGCCGCCGAGTCGATCGCGAAGCTGACCAACGGTGACGTCGTGGACGTCGTGGACGGCCTGACCATCCCGATGCCGATCAACGTGATCGCCCGAATTCTCGGCGTTCCGCAGGATCAGTGGCCGGCATTTCGCGCGGTCTCGGACAAATTCGCGCAGATGTTCGCTCCCCGTTCGGTGCCCGAGGTCGCGCGTTTGATGGCGTCGATCGTGCCCGCCTACGTGCACATGCACAGCTTCATCGACGCCGAAATGCGACGCCGCGACGGCGAACCCGCCGACGACCTGCTGAGCCGGCTGCGCGCAGCCACGAGCGCGGGTGAGCTCACCAACGACGAAGCGTTCATGTACGCGCTGATCCTGCTGGTGGCAGGCAACGAGACGACCACCAACCTGCTGGGTATGCTGCTGGTCAGGCTGGCGGGGGACCCCGCGCTGTTCGCCGAGCTGAAAGCGGACCGCAGCCTGCTTCCCGCCGCGGTCGAGGAGACGGCCCGCTGGGGCTCGCCGGTCCAGTGGGTGACCCGAACCGCGACAGTCCCCTGCGCGATCGGCGACACGGTGATCCCCAGGGGCGCGAAGACGGTGCTGTTCTACGCGTCGGCCAACCGCGACCCCGCCAAGTTCCCCGAGCCCGATCGCTTCGACATCCACCGGGACACCACCGGGCACCTGGCTTTCGGCCACGGCCTGCACTTCTGTCTGGGGGCGCATCTGGCGCGGCTGGAGACGATCACCGCCGCCGACTGCCTGCTCGACGAAGTCGACGGCCTGGAGTTGGCCGGGCCCGTCCGTTGGGGTACGACGCCGTCGTTGCAGGGTCCGGTGTCGGTGCCCCTGCGCGTCACGCGGGGCTGATCACTCGGTACGCGCCCAGGTCCAGCCGGCGATCTGGGGGTCGTCCTCGCCGTGCTCGCGCGTGTAGCTGCGCGCTGCCAGCCGCGCGTCGGCCATCCGCTGGCGCAGCACCGCGGCGCGGCTGCCCAGCCCGTCCACCCGGTCGATGACGTCCATGACCAGGTGGAAGCGGTCCAGGTCGTTGAGCATCACCATGTCGAACGGCGTCGTCGTGGTACCGCGCTCCTTGAAGCCGCGCACGTGCAGGTGCGGGTGCACGGTGCGCCGGTAGGTGAGCCGGTGGATCAGCCACGGGTAGCCGTGGTAGGCGAAGATGACCGGCTTGTCGCGGGTGAACAGGGCGTCGAACTCCTTGTCCGGCAACCCGTGCGGGTGTTCGGATTCCGGCTGCAGGCGCATCAGGTCAACGACGTTGACCACGCGGACCGCCAGGTCGGGCAGTTCCCGGCGCAGGATGTCGGCGGCGGCGAGGGTTTCCAGCGTCGGGACGTCACCGGCGCAGGCCAGCACCACGTCGGGTTCGGCGGTGGCGGTGCTGGCCCACTGCCAGATCCCCAGGCCCCGGGTGCAGTGCGCGATCGCCTCGTCCATGTCGAGGTAGGCCAGCGCGGGCTGCTTGCCGGCGACGATGACGTTGACGTAGTTGCGGCTACGCAGGCAGTGGTCGGCCACCGACAGCAGGGTGTTGCCGTCCGGCGGCAGGTAGACGCGCGTCAGCTCGGCCCGCTTGTTGGCGACCAGGTCGATGAAGCCGGGGTCCTGGTGCGACGCGCCGTTGTGGTCCTGGCGCCACACGTGGGAGGTCAGCAGGTAGTTCAGCGAGGCGATCGGCTGCCGCCAGGGTAGTTCCCTGCTGGTGGACAGCCATTTCGCGTGCTGGTTGAGCATCGAGTCGACGATGTGCACGAACGCCTCGTAGCAGGTGAACAGCCCGTGCCGGCCGGTCAGCAGGTAGCCCTCCAGCCAGCCCTGGCACAGGTGCTCGGAGAGCACCTCCATCACGCGGCCGTCGGGGGCCAGGTGCTCGTCATCCGGCGTCGTCTCCGAGAGCCACACCTTGTCCGTCGCGCCGTACACGGCGTCCAGCCGATTGGAGGCGGTCTCGTCGGGCCCCATCAGGCGGAACCGGTCGCCGTTGCGGGCGATCACGTCCCGGAGGAACGTCCCCAGCACGCGGGTCGCCTCGTGGGTTTCGGTCGCCGGGCGCGACACCTGCACCGCGTAGTCGCGAAAGTCCGGCAGGTCCAGGTCGCGCAGCAGCAGCCCGCCGTTGGCGTGCGGGTTCGCGCTCATCCGGCGATCACCGCGGGGGGCCAGCGCCCGCAGTTCGGGGCGCAGCGCGCCGGTGTCGTCGAACAACTCCTCGGGCCGGTAGCTGCGCAGCCACGCCGCGAGCTGCGCCCGGTGTTCGGCGTTGTCGTGGGTCTCGGCCAGCGGAACCTGATGCGCCCGCCAGGTGCCCTCGACTTTTTTCCCGTCGACCGTCTTCGGGCCGGTCCAGCCCTTGGGGGTGCGCAGCACGATCATCGGCCATACGGGCCGCTCCGGCCGGCCGCCGCGGCGCGCCCCGGCCTGGATGCCGGTGATGTCGTCGAAAGCGTCGTCCAGGGCGGCGGCCAGCTGCCGGTGCACGTCGGCCGGGTCGTCCCCGGCGACCGTGATCGGCCGGTAGCCGTAGCCGCTGAGCAGCGACTCAAGCTCCGCGTGTGGAATCCGGGACAGCACGGTCGGATTGGCGATCTTGTAGCCGTTGAGGTGCAGGATCGGCAACACGGCCCCGTCGAGGGCCGGGTTGAGGAATTTGTTCGAGTGCCAGCTGGTGGCCAGCGGCCCGGTCTCGGCCTCGCCGTCCCCGATCACGCAGGCGACCACCAGGTCGGGGTTGTCGAAAGCGGCGCCGTAGGCATGCACCAGCGCGTAGCCCAGTTCGCCGCCCTCGTGGATGGATCCCGGCGTCTGGGCAGCCACGTGGCTGGGGATGCCGCCGGGGAAGGAGAACTGCCGGAACAGCTTGCGCAGTCCCTCGGCGTCCTCCTCGATGCCCGTGTACACCTCGCTGTAGGTGCCTTCCAGGTAGGCGTTGGCCACCAGACCCGGGCCGCCGTGCCCGGGCCCGGTGACGTAGATGAGGTTGGCGTCGCGGTTGCGGATGATGCGGTTGAGGTGCGCGTAGATCAGGTTCAGCCCGGGCGTGGTGCCCCAGTGGCCGAGCAGCCGGGGTTTGACGTGGCGGGCTTCCAGCGGTTCGGTCAGTAGCGGATTGTCCAGCAGGTAGATCTGCCCGACGGACAGGTAGTTGGCGGCGCGCCAGTACCTGTCGATGAGGGTCAGTTCGTCGTCGGACAGGGATTCGGGTACGGCTGGGGTCATTGCTCCGGTTTCCAGACTCACCCAGCCGATTGTCCACGCCTCAGGTGAACAGTGCCTACCCGTCACCGCGGGCCCGGGCCTCGTAGGCCCGCCGCCCTTCGACGTCGACATCGTCGGTGAAGACGTGTTCGCCGCCGAGCACCCGGTTGATGCCCTCGGCCAGCGCGCGGGGCAAGAACTTCTGCGACGCGATGATCGCGCCGGCCAGCCGGGTGACCCGCACCCGCGGCTTCGGGCGGGCCACCAGGTCGACGATCGCGTCGGCGATGTCGGCGGGCTCGGCGTTCTTGATCCCCGTGGCCCCCGAGGTTCCGGCGATGAGTTCGGTGTTGACGAACGTCGGCATCACCACCGAGAACTTCACGCCGGTCCGCCGGTGCTCGATGCGGGCCGCATCGGTGAAACCGATCACCGCGTGCTTGCTGGCGCAGTAGGTGGCCGCCCCGGCCAGGTACGTCTCCCCGGCCAGCGACGCGACGTTGATCACGTGGCCGCAGCCCCGGGCGGCCATGCGCTGCGCCGCCAGCTTGCTGCCCAGGATCACACCGTAGACGTTGATGTCGAGGATGCGCCGGGTTACCGCGTCGGGTTCGTCGACGATGCGGCCCAGCGGCATGATGCCCGCGTTGTTGACCAGCACGTCGATCGGGCCGAGTTGGCGTTCGACCTCGTCGAGGAAATCGGCGAACGAGTGCGGGTCGGTGACGTCGAGTTTGCCGTAGACGTCGAGGCCGAGGGCGGCGCCCGACTCCTTGACCCGCACCTCGTCGACGTCGCCGATCGCCACCCGGGCGCCCAGGTTGTGCAGGGCCGTGGCGGTCGCCAGCCCGATGCCGCGGGCGCCGCCGGTGATCACGACGACCTTGCCGCGGACCTTGATGCCGAGGGCTGCCGTGTCTGCCATGAGACGAGCACAGCACTGTGCGCCGCGCCGCGCAAACCACGTTCAGGACGGGCCGGACGGCGACATTTGCCGGAGTATCTGTTCGGCGGTACGCCGTCCGCTCACCAGCGCGCCCTGGATGGAGGCGGTGTCACGGTGGTCGCCACACCACCACAGGCCCTCGCGGATGCGCACGGGGCGGCGCACGCGCAGCGGCGGCGGCTGAGCCGGTAGTGCGTCGGGAATGACGTGGCGTTGCAGCAGCCGCCAGCCGCGGCCGTCGGCGCCCAGGACGTCGGCGGCATGGCGCCGCGTCGCGTCCTCCTCGGGCGGCTCTCCCTCCGCCGTCAGCAGCGCCGACGCGCAGATCAGATGGCGCCCCGGCGGGGCATAGCTGGGTGCGGCGGCGCTGATGACGGCGGTGTTGAGTACCGGTCCGGGCGGCCGGGGTCGCCCGTCGACCCAGAGCATCGGCAGCGTGCTGGGCGCCTCGTCGGCGGCCCACCAGTCGGTCACGACGCCGCGCATGGCCGGCGGCGGATGGCCGGTCAGCGCCGCGGCCGCCACCGGATCGATGGCCACCACGACGTCGCGGGCGCGCGCGACGGCGTCGGGAGCCCGTACCGTCCACCGGTTCCCGTCACGCTCGACGTGGGTCACCCTGCGGCCCAAGGTGATTCGGCTTGTCAGCGGCCGAGCGAGCTGTTGCGGCAGTGCGTGCATGCCGTCGGCCGGCAGGCCGGGCACCCCGAGCACGAACATGCGGGCCAGCAGCAGGCAGAACGCGTTGGAGGTGGCGCCGGTGTCCTCGAGCACGACACCGGCGAGGAAGCGGTCGACGACCCGGCGCAGTTCGCCGCGGGCGCCGCAGCGGTCCAGCCGCTCGCGCACGGCGCCGTCGCCGTGCCCGGATTTGACGGTGTGCGGTCGCAACGCCCCGGCCGCCCAGCGCCCGAGCCCGATGGCTTCGCGGGGCCGGATAATGCCCGAGGCGAGCATCTTCGGTATCCGCGCCGGCTCGCGCAGCGGATGGGCCAGCACCGCCGCGTCGCGCTCGCGCCGCACCGCCACCCCGGCGGCGAACGGTTGCAGGCGCAGGGCGTCGAGGTCGACGCAGGCTGCGAGCTCCGGATAGGCCGGGTTGAGCACCTGGAAGCCGCGGTCGCACCGGAAGCCGTCGACCACATCGGTGCGGATGCGGCCACCGACGTCGTCGCCGGCTTCCCACACCCGCACCTCGCGGCCCGCGGCGGCCAGCACGCCGGCACAACGCAACCCGGCCAGGCCCGCGCCGATGACCAGCACCTCGACGTCGTCGTCGGTCACCGCGTCACCAACCCATCGATCGGGGACCGCCTTTGAACGGACCGGTGATCCAGCTGGTGATCCAGCCACCGTAGAAATCACCCGGCTGCGGCACGACGACCTCGCCGTTGACGGTGCACCGGTCGACCCGCGAAGCCATCACCGCGACCATGCCGGCGATCGACGCGAACGCGGGTGTCGGGCTCGGATAGGTCCACGCCGCCTTCGGGGCGACGGCGTTGCCGCCGACGACGTCGTAGTAGGCGGCCTGACCTTTCCATTCGCACCACGAGCTGCCGGACACCGGGCGCAACGCCCTGGCGGTGAACGCGTCGCGGGGAAGGTAGTAGGTGGGTGGGTGGCTGGTTTCGAGCACCCGAAGGGCCCGCGAGGCCGACGCCACCACCTCACCGCCGAGCTCGACGGTGATGGCACCGGTGAAGGGCTCGATCCGGGGCGGCCGCGGATAGTCCCACACGTTTTCCGGCTGCGGGGCGTCGCGTTGGCGTTGGCGAGTCATGCCCGGGTCCCGGGGCGGGCGGTCACGTCGCGGGCCGGCAACACGAAGCCCACGGTACGCCGGGCGGGCGCGTGCCCGGGCGGGTTACCGCAGGCTCAGCCAGACCAGGCTGGCGCCGCCGACCACGGCGCAGTAGATGGCGAACGGCGTGAGCGTGCGGGTCTCGAAGTAACTGGTGAGGTACCGCACGGCGAAGTAGGCGCTGACGAACGATGCGATGCTGCCTGCCACGACCTGGCCGAAGATGCCCTCGCCCAGCGGCCCGAACAACTCCGGGATCTTGTACAGCCCGGCGGCCAGGATGATCGGCGTCGCCAGCAGGAAGGAGAAGCGGGCGGCGTCTTCGTGCGACAGGCCGCGCCACAGCCCGGCCACGATGGTGATGCCCGAGCGGCTGATGCCGGGGAACAGCGCGAGGATCTGGGCGCACCCGATAAGCACACCGCGGCCCAGCGGCAGGCGGCCGAGCCGGTCGTCGACGGCCTCGCCGCCGTGGGCCTGCGCCGCCTCGGCGGCCGGGCCCGCCGGTGCGGGGGCGAGGCGGCGACGCAGCACCTCGCCGGCATAAAGGGCGAAGCCGTTCAGCAGCAGGAACGCCGCCGACGGGATGGGTTTGCCCAGTGTCGTGCGGAACGTCGATTCCAGCAGCAGCCCGGCCAGCCCCACCGGGATGGTGGCCGCCACCAGCAGCCAGGCCAGCCGCTCGCCCGAGGTCTGGATGCGGCGATGCCGCACCGACGACACCAGTCCGGCCACGATGCGCACCCAGTCCCGCCAGAAGAACACCAGCAGGGCGGCGGCGGTCGCGACGTGCAGACCGACTATGAAGGCCAGGTACGGCGACTTCGGGGCGGAGACGTTGAGGTCCTGCGCCCACCGCCCCCCGATCAGCGCCGGGACCAGCACCGAGTGGCCGAGGCTGGATACCGGGAACAACTCGGTGACGCCCTGGAAAGCGCCGACCACCACGGCCTCGAGGTAGCTCAAGTGCGCGCTCACGCCTGGGATGCCCCCCATCGGCTCCATCGGAATTGTGTCGACAGGTACGGCTTCGCGCACCGGCCTGTGACGTTAGTCGACGCCGCCCGCACCCGGCCCACCGACCGGGGATCGCGACGGGCGCATCGAAGCCGGCGACCGGTCCCGACTGTACGGTGTGCAGATGGCCGACGGGTTGCTCGACGCCGTGCGCGTCCTCGACTTGTCCACGGGGGACGCCGACGCGGTGACCCGCCTGTTCGCCGATCTGGGCGCCGACGTCCTCAAGGTCGAGACGCCGGGCGGGAGCCCGGAACGCGAGGCGCTGCCGACGCTGGGCGGTGCCGGCGTGGCGTTCGCGATGCACAACGCCAACAAGCGCGCCACGGTGCTGGACCCGTACGACGACGGCGACTGCGACCGCTTCCACGAACTGGTCGCGGGCGCCGACATCGTCGTCGACAGCGGCCCCGAAGGGCTGGCCGCCGCGTTCGGGACCTCCGCCGCGCACCTGGCCGCCCACCACCAGCAGCTGGTCGTGGTCTCGATCACCGACTTCGGTGCCACGGGGCCGCGGTCGTCGTGGCGGGCCACCGATCCGGTGCTGTACGCGATGGGCGGCTCGCTGTCGCGGTCGGGGCCTCCCACCGGCACCCCGGTGCTGCCGCCGGACGGCATCGCCTCGGCGACCGCCGCCGTGCAGGCCGCATGGGCCACACTCGTCGCGTACTACAACCGGTTGCGTTGCGGCACAGGCGAATACATCGACTTCTCCCGGTTCGACGCCGTCGTCATGTCACTGGACCCCGCGTTCGGCGCGCACGGGCAGGCCGCGGCCGGGATCCGTCGCGCGGGGCGGTGGCGCGGGCGCCCGAGGAACCAGGACGCCTACCCGATCCATGCCTGCAAGGACGGCTACGTCCGGTTGTGCGTGATGGCGCCGCGGCAATGGCGCGGCCTGCGGCGCTGGCTGGGGGAGCCGGAGGCCTTCCAGGACCCCCGCTACGACGTGATCGGCGAGCGGTTCGCGGCCTGGCCGGAGATCGGGGTGCTGATCGAGGCCTTGTTCGCCGATCAGACCATGGCAGAGCTGGTGGCCGCCGGCCAAGAGCACGGGGTGCCGATCGCCGCGGTGCTGACGCCGTCGCAGATCCTGGCCTCCGACCATTTCGAGGCGGTCGGCGCGATCACCGACGCGGAACTGGCTCACGGCGTGCGCGCCCGGGTGCCGAACGGCTATTTCGTCGTCGACGGGCAGCGCGCCGGGTACCGCACCGCGGCCCCCGCGGCCGGGCAGGACGAACCGTACTGGCGCGCCAACCCGGCGGTGGTGACGTCGCCGTCCGGCCGGATCGGCGACTATCCGTTCGCGGGGCTGCGCATCCTCGACCTGGGTGTCATCGTCGCCGGCGGCGAGCTGAGCCGGTTGTTCGGCGACATGGGCGCCGAGATCGTCAAGATCGAAAGCGCCGACTATCCCGACGGGCTGCGCCAGGCCCGCGCCGGCGAGGCGATGAGCGAGTCGTTCGCCTGGACCCACCGCAACAACCTGGGCTTCGGCCTAAACCTGCGCAGCGCCGAGGGCAACCGGATCTTCCGCCGCCTCGTCGCCGAGGCGGACGCGGTCTTCGCCAACTTCAAGCCTGGAACCCTTGCCTCCCTTGGGTTTTCGTACGAGGAACTGCGCGCTGCAAACCCGCGTGTCGTGCTCGCGGAGAGCAGCGCCTACGGCGACAGCGGGCCGTGGAGCGCCCGCCTGGGCTACGGCCCGCTGGTGCGGGCGACCACCGGCGTCACCCGGCTCTGGACACCGGCCGACCCCGACGAAGGGGCCGGGGCCGCCCGGCACGCCTTCTACGACGCGACGACGATATTTCCCGACCACGTTGTCGGCCGGGTCACCGCCATCGCGGCGCTGGCGGCGCTGATCCACCGCGACCGGACCGGCGGCGGGGCGCACGTGCACATCTCCCAGGCCGAGGTCGTGGTGAACCAGCTCGACACCCTCTACGTCACCCGGGCCGCGCTGGCCGCCGGCCTGGCCCGAATCCACGAGGACACCGCCCTGCACGCCGTCTACCCGTGTGCGGGCGACGACGAATGGTGCGTCATCTCCATCCGGGACGACGACGAATGGCGCTGCATAGCTTCGGCTTTCGACCGCCCACAGTGGGCCGAGGACCAGCGCTTCGCCACCGGCGAGGCGCGCCTGGCCAACCGGCGCGAGCTGGTGGAGCTGGTCTCCTCCTGGACCCGCACCCGCACCCCGGCGCGGGTCGCCCAACTGCTGCAGTCGGCCGGGGTCGCCGCCGGACCGATGAACCGCCCCCCGGACCTCCTCGAGGACCAGCAGCTGCGAGACCGGAAACTGTTCGCCGAGATGGTGCATCCGCTCATCGAACGTCGGCTGCCGGCCGAGACCGGCCCGGCCCCGTTCGGGCACATTCCGCCGGCCCGCCAGCGCCCCGCGCCGCAACCCGGGCAGGACACCCGCGTGATCTGCCGGGAGTTGCTGGGGATGAGCGACGCGGAGACCGAGCGGCTGATCACCGACGGCGTGCTGTTCGGTCCGGCGTGATGCCGGGCGGGCCATCAGCGACCGCGGGCGTTCGCCACGCTAGGTTCGGTCTATGACCGTCGACCCCAGGACACCGGTGTTGGTCGGCTACGGCCAGGTCAACCACCACGACGAGATCGACCCGCACCGGCGATCCGTCGAACCGGTGGACCTGATGGCCGCCGCGGCCGGGCAGGCCGCCGAGGCCCGGGTGATCGAGGCGGTGGACTCCGTTCGCGTGGTCAACGTGCTGTCGGCCCGCTATCGCGATCCCGGCCTGCTGCTCGGGCAGCGGATCGGCGCCGCGAACTTCACCACCCTGTACAGCCCGATCGGCGGCAACGTGCCGCAATCGCTGGTCAACCAGGCCTGCCTGGACATTCAGCGGGGCAACGCCGGGGTGGTGCTGCTCGCCGGCGCCGAGACCTGGCGCACCAGAACCGGGCTGAAGTCGCTGGGCGGCAGGCTGGTGTGGACAGTGCAGGACGAATCCGTGCCGATGGCGGAGGTCAGCGGCGAGGATGTCCCCATGGCCGGCGAGGCCGAGCTCAGGATCCGGCTCGACCGCCCGGCGTACGTCTACCCGCTGTTCGAGCAGTCGCTGCGCATCGCCAACGGCGAGTCGATCGAGGACCACGCCGAGCGGATCGGGCGGCTGTGGGCCCGTTTCAACGCCGTCGCGGTCGGCAACCCCCACGCCTGGATCCGCACCCCGATGACCGCCGAGGAGATCCGGCAACCCGGGCCGCGGAACCGCATGGTCAGCTGGCCGTACACGAAGCTGCTGAACTCGAACAACATGGTCGACCAGGGGGCCGCGCTGGTACTGACCTCGGTGGAGCAGGCGAGGCGCCTGCAGATCCCCGCCGAACGGTGGGTGTACCCGCACGCGGGCACCGACGCCCACGACACTCCGGCCATCGCCGAGCGCGACGAGTTGCACCGGTCGCCGGCCATCCGGATCGCCGGGGCCCGGGCGCTCGAACTGGCCGGGCTCGGCGTCGACGACGTCGACTTCGTCGACCTGTACTCGTGTTTCCCCTCGGCGGTCCAGGTCGCCGCGGGCGAACTGGGGTTGAGCGTCGACGATCCGTCCCGCCCGCTCACCGTGACCGGCGGGCTGACCTTCGCCGGCGGCCCGTGGAGCAACTACGTCATGCACTCCATCGCCACCGCCGCCGAGTTGCTGGTGGCAAACCCCGGTCGGCGGGCGCTGATCACCGCCAACGGCGGCTACCTGACCAAGCACAGCATCGGTGTGTACGGCACCGAACCGCCGGACGAATTTCGGTGGGAGGACGTCCAGGCGGCGGTGGATCGGGAACCGACCCGCAAGGCGTTGGTGGAGTGGGACGGCGTCGGGACCGTCGAGGCGTGGACGACACCGTTCGACCGGGAGGGACGGCCGGAGAAGGCCTTCGTGGCCGTGCGCACGCCGGACGGGGCGCGCACCTTGGCGGTGATCGCCGATGCCGACGCCGCGGCGGCGACCGTGCGTGAGGACATCGGTGGCGCCGAGGTCGCCGTCGCCGCGGACGGCAGCGCCACCCTGCGGTAATTCTCAACCGCATCGCGGCAGACCAGGGCGCCGCGGATGCGGTAACGGTCGCGTAAGTGACGGCGACGTGCCTATTGTCGAGTGTGACGTTGGGAGGGGTGAGCCCAGTGCAGATCCTGGTTACCGACGCCACCGGCACAGTCGGGCGGCTGGTCGCGCGCCAGCTGCTGGCTGCCGGGCACAGCGTCACCGGTATCGCCGAGCGCCGGCACGCCGCCCTGGATCCGGGGGTGGAGTTCGTGCGCGCCCCGCTCAGCGACCCGGTGTTGCAGGAGCTGACCGACGAGGCCGACGCCGTGATCCACTTGGCCCCGGTCGATCCCACCGCACCCGGCAACGCGGACATCGGCGGGCTCGCCCGGGTTACCGACGCGGCGGCCCGCTCCGGGGCCCGCCTGCTGTTCGTGTCCCAGGCCGCGGGCCGGCCCGACCTGTACGAGCCGGCCGAGGCGCTGGTGGCCACGAGCTGGGGCCCGACGTTGGTGGTCCGGGCCGCCCCCCCCGTCGGCCGCCAGCTCGACTGGACGGTGTGCCGCACCGTGGCCACGCTGCTGCGCGCCAAGGTCTCCACCCAGCCGATCCGGGTGCTGCACATCGAGGATCTGGTGCGTTTCCTGGTGTCGTCGCTGAACACGGACCGGACCGGTGTGGTGGACCTGGCCACCCCGGACACCATCAACGTCGTCACCGCGTGGCGGCTGCTGCGGTCGGTGAACTCGCGGTCGCGTCTGCACCGGCTCCGCGGCTGGCCGCAGCTGGCTCCCGAAATGGATATCTCTGCAGCACAAGAGGATTGGATTTTCGAGTGCGGCTGGCAGGCGTTCGACGCGATCGCCGACACCGCGCGCGGGCTCGTCGGCCGCCGGCTCGAAGCCACCGGTGCGCCCGACCACGGAAGCCAATTGCCGCTGCCGGTCGAGGTTTTGCCGCGCCCGTCGGCCGACGAGTTGCCCAGCGCCGCACCCGAGGGCCTCGAGGGCGAGTTCGACGACCGGATCGACCTGCGGTTCCCGGTCTTCAGCGCGAGCACTCTCGCCGAGGCACTGCCCGGCCCGCTGACGCCGATCACCTTGGACGTCCAGATGAGTGGCCTGCGCACGGCCGGCCGGGTGCTGGGAGAGGTGCTCACGCTCGGCGGCGTGGTCGGCGACGAGTGGGGGAGCCGGGCCGTCGCGGTGTTCGGCCACCGCCCCTACATCGGTGTTTCGACGAACGTTCTTGCTGCCGAACAACTTCCGGGCTGGGACCGGGAGGCGGTCGTGCGGCGCACGCTGGCCGGTCGGACCCAGGTGCCCAACCTGCTGCCGTTCGGTGAGCCCCAGTTGGCCGGCGGAGCACTGGGCTCGGTCGCCAAAGCGATCGTCGCGGCGCGGTCACTGGCCCTGTTGCGTCACCTCAAAGCCGACACGCAGGCCTACAGCGCGGCCGCCGGGGCGGAGCAGTTGGACGCGGCGCAGCTGGCCGCGCTGCCGGATTCCGGCCTGGTAGTTCGGGTTCCGCTGTTGCGCGACCGAATTCACCAGGGTTGGACCCTGACGGCGCTCTGGCTCATCGACACCGGCGTCACGGCGGCGGCGCTGGAACACACCCAGGCGGGCGGCAGCGTGTCCGGAATAGGCATGATCATGGAAAGCAACCGCATCGCCGCCGAAACCGCCGAACTGGCGGCCGTGCTGCGCGACGACCCGCCGTTGTGCGCCCTGGCCCGGGAAGGGAACGT is part of the Mycobacterium sp. HUMS_12744610 genome and encodes:
- a CDS encoding phosphoketolase produces the protein MSLETGAMTPAVPESLSDDELTLIDRYWRAANYLSVGQIYLLDNPLLTEPLEARHVKPRLLGHWGTTPGLNLIYAHLNRIIRNRDANLIYVTGPGHGGPGLVANAYLEGTYSEVYTGIEEDAEGLRKLFRQFSFPGGIPSHVAAQTPGSIHEGGELGYALVHAYGAAFDNPDLVVACVIGDGEAETGPLATSWHSNKFLNPALDGAVLPILHLNGYKIANPTVLSRIPHAELESLLSGYGYRPITVAGDDPADVHRQLAAALDDAFDDITGIQAGARRGGRPERPVWPMIVLRTPKGWTGPKTVDGKKVEGTWRAHQVPLAETHDNAEHRAQLAAWLRSYRPEELFDDTGALRPELRALAPRGDRRMSANPHANGGLLLRDLDLPDFRDYAVQVSRPATETHEATRVLGTFLRDVIARNGDRFRLMGPDETASNRLDAVYGATDKVWLSETTPDDEHLAPDGRVMEVLSEHLCQGWLEGYLLTGRHGLFTCYEAFVHIVDSMLNQHAKWLSTSRELPWRQPIASLNYLLTSHVWRQDHNGASHQDPGFIDLVANKRAELTRVYLPPDGNTLLSVADHCLRSRNYVNVIVAGKQPALAYLDMDEAIAHCTRGLGIWQWASTATAEPDVVLACAGDVPTLETLAAADILRRELPDLAVRVVNVVDLMRLQPESEHPHGLPDKEFDALFTRDKPVIFAYHGYPWLIHRLTYRRTVHPHLHVRGFKERGTTTTPFDMVMLNDLDRFHLVMDVIDRVDGLGSRAAVLRQRMADARLAARSYTREHGEDDPQIAGWTWARTE
- a CDS encoding NAD(P)/FAD-dependent oxidoreductase, which gives rise to MTDDDVEVLVIGAGLAGLRCAGVLAAAGREVRVWEAGDDVGGRIRTDVVDGFRCDRGFQVLNPAYPELAACVDLDALRLQPFAAGVAVRRERDAAVLAHPLREPARIPKMLASGIIRPREAIGLGRWAAGALRPHTVKSGHGDGAVRERLDRCGARGELRRVVDRFLAGVVLEDTGATSNAFCLLLARMFVLGVPGLPADGMHALPQQLARPLTSRITLGRRVTHVERDGNRWTVRAPDAVARARDVVVAIDPVAAAALTGHPPPAMRGVVTDWWAADEAPSTLPMLWVDGRPRPPGPVLNTAVISAAAPSYAPPGRHLICASALLTAEGEPPEEDATRRHAADVLGADGRGWRLLQRHVIPDALPAQPPPLRVRRPVRIREGLWWCGDHRDTASIQGALVSGRRTAEQILRQMSPSGPS
- a CDS encoding cytochrome P450, with product MPTDLLSPPPRAILSAARSSVISLLRPVATGAYRDLRRPRSSSAPASVPRTTLDPTLAPHIADPYPDYERIRQHPVVVNERLGVWMVGRYDDVHTAVRDNVAFSSKDGVMLRSFVSSVVLLADPPEHTRLRRITAPMFSKRAVQSFTTDIRALAAESIAKLTNGDVVDVVDGLTIPMPINVIARILGVPQDQWPAFRAVSDKFAQMFAPRSVPEVARLMASIVPAYVHMHSFIDAEMRRRDGEPADDLLSRLRAATSAGELTNDEAFMYALILLVAGNETTTNLLGMLLVRLAGDPALFAELKADRSLLPAAVEETARWGSPVQWVTRTATVPCAIGDTVIPRGAKTVLFYASANRDPAKFPEPDRFDIHRDTTGHLAFGHGLHFCLGAHLARLETITAADCLLDEVDGLELAGPVRWGTTPSLQGPVSVPLRVTRG
- a CDS encoding DUF427 domain-containing protein → MTRQRQRDAPQPENVWDYPRPPRIEPFTGAITVELGGEVVASASRALRVLETSHPPTYYLPRDAFTARALRPVSGSSWCEWKGQAAYYDVVGGNAVAPKAAWTYPSPTPAFASIAGMVAVMASRVDRCTVNGEVVVPQPGDFYGGWITSWITGPFKGGPRSMGW
- a CDS encoding SDR family oxidoreductase — encoded protein: MADTAALGIKVRGKVVVITGGARGIGLATATALHNLGARVAIGDVDEVRVKESGAALGLDVYGKLDVTDPHSFADFLDEVERQLGPIDVLVNNAGIMPLGRIVDEPDAVTRRILDINVYGVILGSKLAAQRMAARGCGHVINVASLAGETYLAGAATYCASKHAVIGFTDAARIEHRRTGVKFSVVMPTFVNTELIAGTSGATGIKNAEPADIADAIVDLVARPKPRVRVTRLAGAIIASQKFLPRALAEGINRVLGGEHVFTDDVDVEGRRAYEARARGDG